The proteins below are encoded in one region of Triticum aestivum cultivar Chinese Spring chromosome 1B, IWGSC CS RefSeq v2.1, whole genome shotgun sequence:
- the LOC123113594 gene encoding uncharacterized protein yields MPRSRSHPKLSSPCSPKAVHKVISRFSPEKKQLVRSIGFGGLLELPLHRKVGHRFSLWLLTKVARDAAGAQPAAAGKVAGIPFYPHDVSKVFGVPSGGRPVPKKDQGQVLVSDEAKATVRGTLGLDEGDDSRLRILHAAKHVLKKKFRRGMAEKDGAAFKVAFVVFVVENLLAPREVDSVSLDYFMALRRPDEIQTYDWSEYVIRVILDSAREVQAALAQGQPVENLFGCILFLQIFYLDNLDFGHEKNLLHHQTLRCKAYDYDTIKKLAKADRTRSRVGGLRSFGKKLAREASDVCYQRSVARCGNHVNGVAVGSADGGDQDGHSDDIVFTDGRVFNQKILCEVCGDVGMEDLVMFCACGATVHQYCSDPVVLDATLVEWSCDECQAKQGNAAADKLSAEALNRKRPSNYLTEITVARNGVSKKAYVQKGDQEEHFA; encoded by the exons ATGCCTCGGAGTCGGAGCCATCCCAAACTAAGCTCGCCTTGCTCCCCGAAGGCCGTCCACAAGGTCATCTCCCGCTTCTCCCCCGAGAAGAAGCAGCTCGTGCGGTCAATCGGTTTCGGGGGCCTGCTGGAGCTGCCACTGCACAGGAAGGTCGGCCACAGGTTCTCCCTGTGGCTCCTCACCAAGGTAGCACGAGATGCCGCTGGTGCTCAACCTGCAGCAGCCGGCAAAGTAGCCGGCATACCGTTCTACCCACACGACGTCAGCAAAGTGTTCGGCGTGCCTTCCGGAGGACGCCCGGTGCCCAAGAAGGATCAGGGTCAGGTGCTGGTCTCCGACGAGGCCAAGGCGACCGTGCGCGGCACGCTCGGCTTGGACGAAGGAGATGACAGCAGACTCAGAATCCTGCATGCTGCAAAGCATGTACTGAAGAAGAAATTCCGTCGGGGAATGGCGGAGAAGGACGGGGCTGCATTCAAGGTCGCGTTCGTGGTCTTCGTGGTGGAGAATCTGCTGGCTCCAAGGGAGGTGGACTCTGTATCCCTGGACTACTTCATGGCCCTGCGGCGTCCCGATGAGATTCAGACGTATGATTGGTCCGAGTACGTGATCCGTGTCATACTGGACTCTGCCCGCGAAGTTCAGGCCGCTCTCGCTCAGGGGCAGCCCGTGGAGAATCTGTTTGGGTGCATTCTTTTCTTACAG ATATTCTATCTGGATAACTTGGATTTCGGTCATGAGAAGAATCTGCTGCATCATCAGACACTACGATGCAAGGCGTATGACTACGACACAATTAAGAAGCTCGCGAAAGCCGATCGCACCCGTTCTCGTGTTGGTGGCTTACGGTCCTTTGGTAAAAAGTTG GCACGAGAGGCCTCTGATGTTTGTTACCAGCGTTCTGTCGCTCGATGTGGTAACCACGTGAACGGTGTTGCGGTTGGTTCAGCCGACGGTGGAGATCAGGATGGCCACTCTGATGATATAGTCTTCACAGATGGTAGAGTTTTCAATCAG aaaattttatgtgaagTGTGTGGAGATGTTGGTATGGAAGATCTTGTGATGTTCTGCGCTTGCGGTGCTACTGTGCATCA ATATTGTTCAGACCCGGTTGTTCTTGATGCAACATTAGTAGAATGGTCATGTGATGAGTGTCAGGCAAAGCAGGGCAATGCCGCTGCTGACAAATTATCAGCAGAG GCGCTGAATCGAAAGCGGCCTAGTAATTATCTAACGGAAATTACAGTGGCAAGAAACGGTGTCTCGAAAAAGGCCTATGTGCAAAAAGGAGATCAGGAAGAACATTTCGCGTAA